GGTCTTATTTTCACATGCAGTTGTATTCTTTGCACTTGCGTTAAAAATGCAAGTCAGGCACAGTTTTAACTCTAGTGGGCCCTATTGCTACCTGTACATGTAATTTATTATTtggagcagtggtggaagtgatgGTTTATACGGGGGTATGCCATAGCGCCTCTTTTCCTACCGctttcattgcaaaactatcaagttccattcacatacatcactattacattttttataccaccacttctagatTTAGAAATTGACCACTGCTTTGGAGCTCATATAGCTTTGCTTCTGGCAACGTAACTGAACATTTAATTGTATAACATCTTTCACTGTGGATAAGAGCATAATGTTTcactaagtattttttttattttttaaagaaggAAACTTTGTAATGATAATTACAATAACAATTAATGCCTACCCCCAGCTGGGTTGTCTAAGACTTAATATGCAGTGAGCTCCTCTCTTTCTACACAGGACGCATTGGAGCACCATTCACAACAAATTACTGTGCAGCCAAGTTTGCTTTGGAAGGTTTTTACAGCTCCCTCCGCAGAGAATTTATACTTAACAAGAACAATGTTTCTGTCACTGTGGCTGTTCTGGGATACATTGATAcaggtgagattggtgatgtattCTTTTTCCAAATCAAATATAGAGAAGTCTTTGTGTGATTTTCAGAAATTGTTTTGGAACAACACTAGAAAAGCACCtagaaaaaatggaaaataaaatcaacttttttcATGCATTGGGGAAGCCTAGAACACTGCCAATAGTTTCCTGAACGTGAGTAAATGCTATTAGCAACCTTTTAAATTGGCATAGATAAAACAAAGGGCAGTGAGTATAAGGCCTTACTTACTTGAACTTCAGATGACCATACCCAAAACAGGCATCAGGCAGGTTTTAATTGCAGTCTGGTCTAATATAATAACAAGCATCTTTATCCTACAGCTCTAGACTGGGATCCAGGGATTTGCGGTTAGAATTGCCAGAGAACAGCACAGGTGTGACATCTACCTTTTTTGTTTTCCAGAGAGTGCTGTACAGAAAGTGGGTGACAAAGTCACCATGACGGCTTCACCTAAAGAGGACTGTGCCCAAGAAGTGGTGAAAGCAGCCGCCTTACGACAGCCAGAGCTCTTTTATCCTTATTGGGGCATTAGGCCTTTAGTGTTATTGCGAGACTGGGCTCCAACTTTGATGGGAAAATTACTTGATAAGTTCTATGTGCTAGAAAATATTAAATGAACCATTTGGTGCAATAAAATACACCTATTTTTATAGATGTGTGCAGACTCCTTAGTTGCCTAAAGGCTTGATAGAAAGTATATGTTGTCAAATTAGTGTGAATGGTAGATGTTATTGCTATATTTTACATAATGTGACAAGTAAAATTCAGTGGTTTGTATGCCAACCAAATACATACTGATGTTTGAAAGGATGGAGAACTGTACATATAGTCACAGCACATTTATTAGATCCAAGATGCTACtagtattattactgttattagtctttatttatatggcagtacaaggtttccgcagcaccgtacaaaaTACAGAGTACATTAGGAACAGTGGACCATAAATGGTACACCACCAAACTCCTATAGCTCCAAGCATAACAAGTAAAGTGAGTTTGAAGAAGAAGAAATGGAATAGAAAGGGAagagaagagggtcctgctcatatgagcttacatactaaagggaggggaaacagacagcaggcatgaGAGGAGTCAGTGGAAGGGATCAAGCGCAAGAGGAGCGTGAACAggaaggggagaagaagaaggagaaagtTAGGTGGACGACTGGTAGGCTTTGaagaacagatgggttttgagtgctcATTTGAAGGAGCTCAGATTAGGGAACAGACGGATAGAgcaagggaggttgttccaatgaaggggggcagcacgggaggaATCTTGAATTCTGCCATGGGATGATGTGATCAGTGCCGACCGCAGGGAacaggtgggagtgtgaatggagaggaggttggagatataagggggagtgaaatgagagagtgccttgtaggtgagggtgaggagtttaaagctgattctgtaggggaaagggagccagtgtaaggcaaggcaaagAGGGGAGGCAGCGGAGGAACAGTGTCAAAAAGAGATGAGTCTCACAGCTGCATTGAGAATAGAGagaaggggagcgagatgggagtgggggagccTGGTAAGGAGGAGATTACAGTAATCGAGACGGGAAATAATGAGaacatggataatggttttggcttcatcctgagaaaggaagggtcaGATGCCGGCAATATTCTGTAGTTGAAAGCgtcaggattgggcaagggattgaatgtgggggggcaaaagagagagaggagtcgagggtgacatcCAGGCAGCGGAGTTAGGGAACGGTAGATATGGTGGCGTTATTAATGATGATGAAAAGATGAAGGTGGGGTGAAGATCTAGAAGGGGGAAAAACcctgagttcggttttagcaatgttgagTTTGAGAAAACGTAAAGACAgccaagaggagatggcggaaaggcagtTAGAAACACGAGAGCTGAAGAGATGTAGATATGAATGTCATCGGAacaaaggtgatactggagaccaaaggaagatATGAGATcgcccagggaggtagtgtacagtgagaaaagaagaGGAGCAAGAACAGAGGCTTGAGGAACTCCAACGGGGAGGGGGGTGATGAAAagtcaggagtggaaacagagagagagcagttggcaaggtatgaggtgaaccatatGAGAACAGtgtcagagaggcagagagaaagaAGGGTTTGCAGGAGGAGAGGGTGGTCCACTGTGTTGATGGATTTAGCCaagaggaggtcattagtaactttggccaaggcggtttcagtggagtggagggggcagaatcCAGATTGAagggggtcgaggagggaattaaCTGAGCTGTGACTGGTGAGGCCGCTGCAGTAAAtctgctcaagtagtttggaggcaaaggggagaagtgatatggggcgGTAGCAAGAGAgatggggtcaaggttgggttttttgagaatgggggagataagagcgtgatTGAACGAAGAGGGGACAAttccagtggagagtgacaaattaaagaggtgtgcaaggtgggaggaAACAgtgagggagcgaaggaggtgagaagggatgggatcCAGTTGGCAGATATATGgcggagaggaaagaatgagagagtggacttcatcaCCCATTGTAGGgtcggaaggagcaccagagtagtACTAGTAGACTAgtgtttgggcttgttcagtgtctaaccattacctacagccacccCAGGAATAGGGAAATTGATTTTGATGTGAGACATCTGTAGGTTGATGCCCCATGCTATTCATACAAGGCAGCAGCTGACATTGCACAAACCAGGAGAAAGGAGGTAGGAGACTGTTCAGTGGTCAGGGTGAGCAGCACATATGCATTAAGATGAAAACTGTTGGGTTAATAAGCAGGCTGGGATGGTATAATCtgtcaataaacagacagcaggcacatagaAGTTTAGGATCAAGCCCGTTTAAGGCCTTTTCTCCCCCTAAACGGGTAGTCAGATGAGCTTCGGTAAAGAATCACAGAAGTAGCAAAGATATCTGATATGTGTTTTGAAATCCACTGGCTGCTGACCTCGGGGGGCACAAATCTGACATTCCGCTCAACGTTCCAGCTGCAAAGCATAATAGACAACAAGTACCACAGGAACAGGCAAATAAATTAACATTTGTAGGTGCGTTTGAAGATAGAGGAATatgtgattaaataaataaataaataaataaataaataagagagtCAGTAAATAAATGGCTAATTTCTTATCATTTACATGGAGCCCAATCTCCATTCTTGGACCTAACTACTCACAAAGCCTTAGATAGTACAACTACTTCATATGTAAGATGAACCTGTGTCTATCTATGTCTCAGTATTTGGAACAAATATGagtgctttgcaaaaaaaaaaacagattaaactTGTACCAACTATGGAAGATTTGTCACTTTATAACAACTGATCCATAAAGAAGCATAAAATACAGTAGTACATGCTAGTTTATAATAATGTTGGTACATGTGGTTGGGTGCcttatattgctttttttttaaaaaaaacaaacatactggtaATCCTTTGGATTATATCCCACTTCTTGGATAACAAGGTTTATCACAATCAATTGGAAAATGAGCAAAGTGTGAGCATTGTTGATCAGGGAGTTGTGTCAGGGCCCGATTAAGCcaatgtaggcccctgggctaagggtactgtgaggcccccagtaATTTGTAATCCAATTCATCTCCCCACCCTCAGTCATGATCTCTCCCCCCAGCCCCAGTGTATCACCTCCGCTTCCCCCAATACATAGATAAACAGCACTTATCTAGTCCTCTTTGCTGCAACCTTCAGGCTCCGGGCAGCACTTATTTCTTTTTGCCCTGCTGTCAGTGTGGGCGCAATGCACAGCGTCTCGTGAGACTATGTCATAGTCTCACGAGACCTCTTCACTAAGCAGCACGCTGCGAATCGTGTCCacactgacagcagggcagctaacagcatcagatttgctgctAGCTGCGCCTGCTTAACTTGAATTAATGGGACCCAATTGCTGGCATTAAGtaaaaatctttgttagggcccccTGGCTGGTCAAGGCCCCTGGGGTATAGCCCAGAAAGACCAATACGTTAATCTGGCTCTGATCAAAGTACTTCTCTCAATCCCTCAACTTTTGTAGTGGTTATGTCTCCCTGCTGATGAGGTTGATCACAGTTTAGAGTACACATTCGGGCTCATACTTCCTATGATGCAAACTGATATTATTAGAGTACCTTGCTATTGGTTAATGTCGGAATACATACTCCAACTATGTCTGAAGAATTACTGAGTGAGCAACAGGCTTAACAGAAATGCAATTAATTGACTTTTTCTTTGGCGCATACTCCTTCTTCAATATGCATTTAACTTCTGAGGGAGGGTAAATGGATGCAGTAGGAAAGGTCAGATAGTAAAATGCTTGGGGTGAAGACTACACAATTCAAATAGAACACTGTCTTATCGTCATACACCTATTTCTGATACTCGCAGTGTAAATACATTGTTCCAATGCAGGATCTGTATTTTCTCTCACTCTTTTCTTATACTTTACATTAGCTCCACAAAGATTTGTTGCAATTTTCACACTTAATATATTCACTAAAAAGTAGAGAAGATAATCCCAGAAGGTGGTCACAGTATTTATAACTATATTTACACTTTGCACAGCCTCTCCTCTAGTGAGAATATGTGTTCTCAATTCCTTCATAAACAGCTTACATAAATGCCTTTTATGCAGTCCCAGCAATACAAATATGTCTAAgtgtttaatcatacttgccaaatctcccggaatgtccgggagactcccgaaattcatgtcagtctcacggactcctgggagagctggcaaagcTCCTGCATACTGCTACTGCTgtcccaaaatgacgtgatttgcggtgaattgcttcatttaggccccgcccccggCGACAAAACTACATTTCTGTTGCGTGAGTGGTGCCAAAATTACGTGTTTGGCTGTGCCCCGCCTCCTCCCGCCACGCCCCTTTCGCGGAAtaaacttgcccaaagtaggcaagcatGTGTTTAATGTAGCGTTTCACTTTCAGCTCTTTGGACTTTATTGGTGGTCGCTTTATTAAAGATTTCTCAGACTTTCACAATGAAGGTGCCGTCAAAACACTGTTTTTGCAGTTTAAATGAAGAATGATTAATTTTTCCATAACAATCTCAAAGTTCATGCAAAACCGGGTGatatatttctataaattatTGATGATTCTTCAATTGCAGGGATGTAACAATTGGTTTTATGCTTAACTGTGTCTGTTTAACCTATCATTTTACAAGTCCGACAATGGTGTCATTATATAGGCATAGTCTCTGAGATGTATACACTACTTCACAGACCCCTCCACTTATAGCAAAAGTCTGCACTTTCCCCTTACTCACATCTATTACTGAACTCAGGACCATCTGACCCCTCTTTCATTAACTTCATCATCTGTCTACTCCAGATCTCCCATGTGCTCTCGGGTAGGATTTACCTGCACctcttttttcacattttctgcCCTTCTCCTTTTCTCTATTTCTTGACTTTTTGACCATTTATACACCTCTGTATCCTGTCTCCGTTCTGTCACTACCTGTCAGTGCTCCGACCAATCATTTTTGGGGTTTTTCACCAACTGTCTCTCCCTGCCCCACCTCATTCTGTAACCTGAGTCCAAGATGGCTGCCAGCATCTCTGTTGTATCAAAACTGATAACTAAGTTGATGAATTTGTAGTTGAAATAgtaatgtactgtactttataATTATTTGGTTTCTATGGTATATATTGCATGTATGACACTCGGGGGATCCTAAGTTGCCTAGCAGTTGATTTATCATTAACTATTACATAAATGCCCTTATCTTACCTAAGAAATAAAGACATGGGAGGCTTGTTTGGCAAAGAAAGGTCACAAAATGTATTGAAAATTAAAGTGGTATAAAGTGGAATATAAAAAGCACAACTTATCAGCTACCAGCAATTCCTACACCAAATTGTGGCTACCAAAAAACGTATTCTGACATGTCTAGGCATCGAAGCCTCATTCTCCCTCTCGAGAAGGCGGTTCCTCATGAATGTGTCATTATTGCTGCTGATTGGCTTTGCCACCTAGACCCTTCTGAATGAAAAATCCTGATTAATTAACAATGCAACCTGACAATCAAGAATATGGGACTGTTTGTGCAGGGAAATTTTCAAAGGCAATATGAGGAAACCAGCCTATGCATATTCTTATAAAACCTCCCCAGATCAGCCTGTGCCCTGAAACCTTTACTGATTGCTTGACATCTGCAACTAACAAACTCTGCATTATTAACTTTTGCAGggcacacttttattttatttaatacaatcTGGGCGCTTATATGCCCTTGCAGTGGCATATCCAGGAGGGGGGAGGCGGGCAATCGAGGCAATGGCCATACCGCCTGTGGCAGTACACTATGCAGGTCCGTGACGACTGAATCACGGACCTACATAGAGCAGTCAGAGCACCCGGACAGCATACTCTGCCTGCCTGTATCTGTCAACACGGATCTGCACATCGGGAGCCACAGGCAGCCCACTACTGATAGAAGTAAATAAGAGGACGGGAACTAAATCTCTCCCTAAAAAACATCCTATGCCCTTGAGCAAATTACCTGCTCTCTGTTATCCTTTCCATATTCTGAAACCCCACTTGGATCTCAACCCATTTCTGGGTTAGATCTGTCAGTAGTCGCAACCTGTTTATTCTGtactatgtttattttgtaaacaGGCTATTTGACCCAATCACTAAATTACCTGTTTTCAGTTCAGGCAATCACAAGGCCAGATTATACAGATGTATATGCTGGATCAGAGGTGTATGTGCTGGAGCAGTGTAGTTTGTACTGTGCAAACtatgtgtatgcactctgcagaattggactGACAGACgagggggggcaagcacacataCCTCGGAATACCGTCTGAGAGCATGGAGGCGGATCCCTGCTGACCGACGGTCTGACTGTCACCCGATGGTTATGACTGATGAcgacacagatctgaaggtaatcgtgtacagtgtgtacacatgaatcaacatGCTGAATGGGATTTTTTCCCTGTTGTTTATTTTTCAGatattgtgtacctagccttagagtcCTGCTCAGATCAGAGGAtggtagtaggttaattggctgctatcaaaaattgacccttgtctcgctctctctctctctctctctccctctctctctctctgtctgtctgtctgtctgtgtgttagggaatttagactgtaagctccaatgggggcagggactgatgtgaatgagttctctgtacagcgctgtggaatcagtggcgctatataaataaatggtgatgatgatgatggtcttaaTTCACCACCAATCTTGATAAAGATAAGAGGGTTGCTAAGATTTGTATGTTAGTCCAAGTCCAGCCTTCAGTTGATTCAACATGCATTGCATTGATATTCTttctcatcaccatcatcatcatcatttatttatatagcgccagcaaattccgtagcgctttacacttgggaacaaacattaataaaacaatactgggtaatacatacagatagagaggtaagaaaaccctgctcgcaagattacaatcttaCCATATCAATATGCTTTTGGTGAACATGGCATCAGAATATAGCGCAATAGCAAATTCAAAGTACATTATAGTTGTTGCAGTCTGTTGTCAAAATGAAGTGAAAGATATGGAAAACGACTTACTCAGACATATAATATGGGAGGTAAGGAGTGCTGTTTAGTTCCTGCAGAGGACAACAACATAGTTGTGGCTGGCATTGAATAGCAATACCCATTTGATCACTAACTCCAATGTACTGATTGGTGAATGTGGCCTTGTATATATGTCAGTTTATCTCAAGTACCCCctaatatgtataaatgtattccCAGTACTCAcgaatgtgtataaatgtatcaATCAATTGCTTAAATCTTTACAATTTTACAAATATCTATTcatatttgttttgtatacattttattcCTAGTTAATGCAGTTTAAAGGACAACTCTAAAATTGCAGCTGAAAatgggtgtgagcaggaggaccaattagAAGCTTCATGGTTTGTGCCTGCAGCTTCCTATTGGAGAATGTGTAAAAATCCCCttaggttttctggatcacatctgacataattaggaccacctgtggatctgttacaatgtgtcagtcagtaatgaatacaccagtgctccagcaaggagatatggaaacctttcactgttggggagccctgaggactgggtttgggaaaccctgccttaggCTGTGCATGCTGCATTGGCTTTTGTTGGTGCTGTACTACAGCAAGCTAGAGCCCCAGGAAAACTATTTCCCCCAGATGCATCTTTAACATTTACCCAGAAGTGCTCCTTTAAACTGTTATATTGAATTTAATTTCACAGGCTTAATACCCCTTGAACCTGTCTGAGGTACCTCTTGGGGTACACTTGCTATAGGTTGAGACTGGTTTACACTACAGATAAAATTCAGCAGCCCAAAAAAGGGACCCAGCTAGTAATGTAAATGACATAATGAGAAAGTAGAGTCCATGATAGATTCACACTACTATTCATTGTTGTCACCAATACACATATACTGCAACTTCAGAACTGCTGTGTGTAAAGATGTGTACACAGAAATAATAAAACAGGGCCATACActtatatatttactattatCTTTAATACTTGATTTAAATTCAGATGATGTTATTCAGAATATCGGAAGGTGATAAACTAACAGTTTTTGCTTTTGTCAAGGTCTTTGTAGGCTGCGTTGTAGGGTGCTTTCGCGAAGCAATTGGCAGCAGTTCGatcacaattacagataaactgAGCACAGGCATCACTATAAGCTGTCGAGAGACAAACAGACAATCAGGATAAAGCAGTTATTTTATGATGTGTAAATTTACATTGTATTGAATAAATGAAGATGTGATTTTCATAAATCTTTGAGTAGGAATGTGAATGTAGCTGCATTTTTTCAACCACATGGATAAAAGTTTGATAAGGCATTAAGTAAACCAAAAGCACATACGGCATGGGTACACATGACTATATATGCCAGATCTGTCCAGGAAAATGTTAACAGTTAACGGTTCGAGAACATCTTAATAAAATCACTGTTTAATACAGTACTGCAGCACACCAATAACTATGCAATGCAAACAATTTACACAAAGggtcaatagcccccaaacaatCAGTAATTGAgttcatatctataatataaatgtctagtggcgtgtgttagtctgtctgtgtgtgtgtggaaaaaaaacaacaagctgcagcaccacctgctgggcggagttatacactgacctactaaattctgagtgtgtggaaaaaaaatttcagaaagggctgaaatttggtatactaagatgtttttaatttgttaatttaatttgttaattgttaaaagtgtttataaagatttaaaaaatatatatatatttcttgaaggagaagtgacagtggggagtggttggtggttgccgggggtgacaatggggagtggttggtggttgaggcctgggctatggcccaaatgcatgacaagaacctttttaacaccttaagtagctttatttgactagaatgcatgagtatcatgcacgggttaacttgtaatttcATATATGTGAATACTTACATGTACAGGTGATGCTTGTTCCAGAGCAGGAGTATTGGTAACTTCTGGTATATGGGTTATCTACAATCCCCCCACAGCTAGAGTGTGTATTGGCTTGTGAGTAGCAGTTATCATGGACCTGGCAGCATCTGTATAGACAATAAAGGAAGTTGCATATCAGCATCTCAGTGTGTAGAGTTGATTCTGAAGCAGTGAATCAGTGCAGAGTATGGATTGTCTAGAGATGTTGCGTAAaggataattattattaacatacCATTTTTTAACTGAAAGAGAACTGCCTTTTATCATTTTACACAGAAAAATAATACATTGTTCTTTTTCTGGTAAGTCTGTTCATTTTGTTTAGTCTGCTTTGATCATATGCAAATATTACAGTCATTGCTGCTGTCACAGTATTTTTAATAACTAGTATCAGTAAATTCTGGACATATGCCTTAAAGGGACAATGAGCTGAAACATCACAATGAACATTTTGATTTGCCTCTTTTTGTTGCAAAAAACAAGTCCAAGAAATGATTTGTTTGCAAGATAGATTGTTAAATCAAATATACGAGAGGGAGGATTATTGTTGCCCAGAAATGAGCAATGAGAGGCATGAAGGAGGGATCAAAGTGGGAGCAGTGAGAGACATGAGCGAGGGATCAATGTGTGGGCAATGAGAGACATGAGAGAGTGATCAATGTGGGGGCAGTAAGAGGCAAGAGAGAGGGATCGGTGTGGGGCAATAAGAGACAAGAGAGAGGGGTAAAAGTGGGAGCAATGAGAGGCATGAGAGAGTGATCAATGTGGGAGCAGTGAATGGCATAAGAGAGGGATCAATGTGTGGGCAATGAGAGACATGAGAGAATGATGAATGTCGGGGCAGTAAGAGGCATGAGCGAGGGAACAATGTGGGGGCAGTGAGAGGCATGATAGAAAGATCAATGTGGAGGCAGTGAGAGACATGAGAGAGGGATCAATGTGGGGGCAGTGAGAGACATGAGAGAATGATCAATGTCAatgtgatggctgcttagttagtgtgcatagctctaagtgtgtatagatacaagtgtgaaacaaaaaatgtaaacagcataattcggagttataccggagttgaacaggaggaaacaggagaagaacattttgcctattaactcagcttcacaaggacaacagtcagtattcacctgaaattccatattctacctctgatgttttcaactctctctggctacaagctacatgcaacatgaggactgttttggactctgatctcattttcctctcatctcatgaaagtttgttatatttgtcagtttgttttcaatgcaaaatccactctgtttaatcagactgctgtactacttgctcaaccactccctacccatgctacagttat
The Mixophyes fleayi isolate aMixFle1 chromosome 1, aMixFle1.hap1, whole genome shotgun sequence DNA segment above includes these coding regions:
- the PLA2G1B gene encoding phospholipase A2, whose amino-acid sequence is MMLRLFAVLLAVSCTYASPYNRALWQFHSLIKCAIPNSAPLKEYNNYGCYCGLGGGGTPKDTLDRCCQVHDNCYSQANTHSSCGGIVDNPYTRSYQYSCSGTSITCTSYSDACAQFICNCDRTAANCFAKAPYNAAYKDLDKSKNC